The window GATTCATCGAATTCAAAGATGATTTCCGGAGTTTTTCTTAGGCGGATTCTGCTTCCGATTTCGGAACGAATGAATCCTTTCGCTTTGGCAAGACCCTTTAATGTGTTTTCCCTTTGGTCTTCGTCACCTAAAACAGAAATATAGACAGTTGCCTGCTGGAGATCGCCAGTTACCTGGACATCGGTCACGGTAACAAATCCAATCCGTGGATCCTTGATTTTGCGTCCGATAATGTCACCCAGTTCCTTTTTCATTTGTTCTCCAACACGGTTCGCTCTATGGCTCATGTCAGTCACCTCTTATCTTAAAGCCATTCTATGTCGGTGATGGTTCTTTCGATTTCAGGAAAAGAGTCAATAAGCTTAATGGCATTTTGCAGCTCCCGTTCAGCAGGGACTTTTGCGGACGCAACAGCAGCAACTGCAATTGCTGTCCTTTGCCATGCATCCTGAAAGTCCACTTCCGAAACGGAAACATTATACTTTTGCCGGATACGAGAGATAATTCTTTGAAGGACGGCCCGCTTATCTTTTAAGGAGGCCGCATCATAAATCAAACACTCGCACCTGGCAATGCCAATAATCATTTCCTTTCCACTTCCTCCATCACAAACGCCTCAAAGATGTCTCCTTCTTTTACATCATTGAAGTTCTTGATGGTGATACCACATTCGTATCCTTGGGCTACTTCCTTGGCATCATCCTTAAAGCGCTTCAGTGCATCAATGGTACCTTCAAAAATTACAACGCCGTCACGGATGACACGGATTCCGCTATCTCGGGTAATCTTGCCATCTGTAACATATGAACCGGCAATTGTACCGATTTTGGATACTTTAAATGTCTGACGAACTTCAGCCTGCCCGATAACTTTTTCCTGGAATTCAGGATCAAGCATGCCCTTCATGGCTGCTTCAATTTCTTCAATTACCTTGTAAATAATCCTGTGCAGACGCATATCCACTTTTTCAGCCTCAGCTGCACGCTTAGCATTCGCATCAGGACGGACATTAAATCCAATGACGATAGCATTTGAAGCAGCCGCTAGAGTGATGTCGGATTCATTAATAGCCCCGACTCCAGTATGGATGATTCGGATATTGATTCCTGGAACTTCAATTTTCATAAGTGATCCAGCCATTGCTTCTGCAGAACCTTGAGCATCGGCTTTTATAATGATGTTCAAGTCTTTCATTTCCCCTAGTTTTAACTGTTCAAACAAGTTATCCAGGCTTACACGGGATTTCTCGCCACGGGAAGCAACCAATGCCTGAGAGGCACGGGATTCCCCGACCTGCCTTGCAGTTTTCTCATCTTCAAAGACGACAAAACGGTCACCAGCTTGAGGTACATCATTCAACCCTGTAATCTCAACCGGTGTTGAAGGGCCTGCTTCTTTTACACGGCGGCCTTTGTCGTTGACCATTGCCCTGACACGCCCAAAAGCGCCCCCGACAACGATCGGATCACCAACTTTTAATGTACCATTCTGGACAAGGAGGGTGGCAACTGAGCCACGGCCTTTGTCAAGCTGTGCTTCAATCACTGTTCCAACTGCCTTACGGTTAGGGTTTGCTTTGTATTCCTCAACTTCGCTAACAAGCAGAATCATTTCTAGCAGGCTGTCGATTCCTTCTCCTGTTTTAGCGGAAAGGGGAACAAATATAGTTTCTCCACCCCAGGCTTCTGGTACTAGTCCATGCTCTGTCAATTCCTGCATAACTTTATCTGGATTGGCAGTAGGTTTATCCATTTTGTTAACTGCAACAATAATTGGAACCTCTGCTGCCTTTGCATGGTTAATTGCTTCTACGGTTTGCGGCATGACACCATCATCAGCTGCAACAACAAGGATTGTAATATCGGTAATTTTAGCTCCACGTGCACGCATAGTTGTGAACGCAGCGTGTCCAGGTGTATCAAGGAAAGTAATCTTTTTGCCGTTTTCTTCTACCTGGTATGCGCCGATATGCTGGGTGATGCCCCCTGCTTCACCTGCTGTTACCTTTGTATGGCGGATGGAATCAAGGAGTGTCGTTTTACCATGGTCAACGTGACCCATAATAGTAACGACTGACGGCCTTTCAGCGAGGTTCTCAGTTTCGTCCTCAGTGAAGTATACTTCAAGGTCAGTTGTGTCTATTTTGATTTCTTCTTCTACTTCAACGCCATACTCACTTGCAATCAATTCAATAGCATCTTTATCCAATTCCTGGTTAATAGTTGCCATTACTCCAAGCAAGAACAGTTTTTTAATGATTTCCGATGGTTCCCTATAA is drawn from Bacillus sp. FJAT-18017 and contains these coding sequences:
- a CDS encoding DUF503 domain-containing protein, whose amino-acid sequence is MIGIARCECLIYDAASLKDKRAVLQRIISRIRQKYNVSVSEVDFQDAWQRTAIAVAAVASAKVPAERELQNAIKLIDSFPEIERTITDIEWL
- the infB gene encoding translation initiation factor IF-2, with the translated sequence MSKTRVYEYAKKYNVSSKDVINKLKDMNVEVSNHMATIESDALNKLDAIYNKKQDSKPQAVNSRPQNRPQNNTGGRPQGDRPNRPQGEGTNRPQGDRPNRPQGDRPNRPQGDRPNRPQGDRPNRPQGEGTNRPQGDRPNRPQGDRPNRPQGDRPNRPQGDRPNRPQGDRPNRPQGDRPQGTRSDARPQAASQQQGRPQGQGNNRPSKPAAPKPVDSKKKENDFKSKENKAFNKGKTSNRPGQGQNRNNKPGKRQQHQPVPPQVKKERELPAKITFTESLTVAELAKKLYREPSEIIKKLFLLGVMATINQELDKDAIELIASEYGVEVEEEIKIDTTDLEVYFTEDETENLAERPSVVTIMGHVDHGKTTLLDSIRHTKVTAGEAGGITQHIGAYQVEENGKKITFLDTPGHAAFTTMRARGAKITDITILVVAADDGVMPQTVEAINHAKAAEVPIIVAVNKMDKPTANPDKVMQELTEHGLVPEAWGGETIFVPLSAKTGEGIDSLLEMILLVSEVEEYKANPNRKAVGTVIEAQLDKGRGSVATLLVQNGTLKVGDPIVVGGAFGRVRAMVNDKGRRVKEAGPSTPVEITGLNDVPQAGDRFVVFEDEKTARQVGESRASQALVASRGEKSRVSLDNLFEQLKLGEMKDLNIIIKADAQGSAEAMAGSLMKIEVPGINIRIIHTGVGAINESDITLAAASNAIVIGFNVRPDANAKRAAEAEKVDMRLHRIIYKVIEEIEAAMKGMLDPEFQEKVIGQAEVRQTFKVSKIGTIAGSYVTDGKITRDSGIRVIRDGVVIFEGTIDALKRFKDDAKEVAQGYECGITIKNFNDVKEGDIFEAFVMEEVERK
- the rbfA gene encoding 30S ribosome-binding factor RbfA — its product is MSHRANRVGEQMKKELGDIIGRKIKDPRIGFVTVTDVQVTGDLQQATVYISVLGDEDQRENTLKGLAKAKGFIRSEIGSRIRLRKTPEIIFEFDESIDYGNRIETLLTKIHNEEKEPTEGKEE